One Amorphoplanes digitatis genomic window carries:
- a CDS encoding deoxyguanosinetriphosphate triphosphohydrolase family protein → MDDPRVRRLFGDRLVAPGDLAYSPFRVDRDRIVSSPFFARLAGVTQVISPGGGGLLVHNRLTHSLKVAQVGRAIAERLLRDERYGDVLEKLGGCDPDVVEAAALAHDLGHPPFGHLGERVLDRLARQRLRLRDGFEGNAQSYRIVTSTEIRGQATIGLNLTAATRAAILKYPWTRRSYPAPHPRHLDPPPRGAAAPPDDPDGGSLKFGAYSTEVEDMVQARLPFAGLVADWQQTAEASVMDTADDIAYAIHDLEDVHRVGVLQQGAVAAELMAWQRTAFRDVPDEDLAPAQRRPGSSIEALRRQLHRKDGWISDDDAFAAAVEQVRAELVDGLLSAPFDGSLEAEAQVAAFSANWTRRLVESIEVTESPAVRSGHVLLAPAQWHEVQVLKFVQNRFVLARPDLALHQRGQARLLGSLVEALLAWLADPDETERLPRRIRDLVELAEAELPDGIGDRVGRARGRAVIDFVAALTDSQAVALMEALSGRSRQLWTDAFVL, encoded by the coding sequence ATGGACGATCCTCGCGTTCGGCGCCTCTTCGGCGACCGGCTCGTCGCCCCCGGCGACCTCGCCTACAGCCCCTTCCGCGTGGATCGCGACCGGATCGTCAGCTCGCCGTTCTTCGCGCGGCTGGCCGGCGTCACCCAGGTGATCAGCCCCGGCGGCGGCGGCCTGCTGGTGCACAACCGCCTCACGCACAGCCTCAAGGTCGCCCAGGTGGGCCGGGCGATTGCCGAACGCCTGCTGCGCGACGAGCGCTACGGCGACGTCCTGGAGAAGCTGGGCGGCTGCGACCCGGACGTGGTCGAGGCCGCGGCCCTGGCGCACGACCTGGGCCACCCGCCCTTCGGCCACCTCGGCGAGCGGGTGCTGGACCGGCTGGCCCGCCAGCGGCTGCGGCTGCGCGACGGCTTCGAGGGCAACGCGCAGTCGTACCGGATCGTGACGAGCACGGAGATCCGCGGCCAGGCCACGATCGGCCTGAACCTGACGGCCGCGACCCGCGCGGCCATCCTCAAGTACCCGTGGACCCGGCGCAGCTACCCGGCGCCGCACCCCCGCCACCTGGACCCGCCGCCGCGCGGCGCGGCGGCGCCGCCGGACGACCCGGACGGCGGCTCGCTGAAGTTCGGCGCGTACTCGACCGAGGTCGAGGACATGGTGCAGGCCCGGCTGCCGTTCGCCGGCCTGGTCGCGGACTGGCAGCAGACGGCCGAGGCGTCGGTGATGGACACGGCCGACGACATCGCGTACGCGATCCACGACCTCGAGGACGTGCACCGGGTCGGCGTGCTCCAGCAGGGCGCGGTGGCGGCGGAGCTGATGGCGTGGCAGCGCACGGCGTTCCGCGACGTACCGGACGAGGACCTCGCGCCTGCCCAGCGCCGGCCGGGCAGCTCCATCGAGGCCCTGCGCCGCCAACTGCACCGCAAGGACGGCTGGATCAGCGACGACGACGCCTTCGCCGCGGCGGTGGAGCAGGTCCGCGCGGAGCTGGTCGACGGCCTGCTGAGCGCGCCGTTCGACGGATCGCTGGAGGCCGAGGCGCAGGTCGCGGCGTTCTCGGCGAACTGGACCCGGCGGCTGGTCGAGTCGATCGAGGTCACCGAGTCGCCGGCGGTGCGCTCGGGCCACGTGCTGCTGGCGCCGGCGCAGTGGCACGAGGTGCAGGTGCTCAAGTTCGTGCAGAACCGGTTCGTGCTGGCCCGCCCGGACCTGGCGCTGCACCAGCGCGGCCAGGCCCGGCTGCTGGGCTCGCTGGTCGAGGCGCTGCTGGCCTGGCTGGCCGACCCGGACGAGACCGAGCGCCTCCCCCGCCGGATCCGCGACCTGGTGGAGCTGGCGGAGGCGGAGCTGCCGGACGGCATCGGTGACCGGGTGGGCCGGGCCCGCGGCCGCGCGGTGATCGACTTCGTGGCCGCGCTGACGGACAGCCAGGCGGTGGCGCTGATGGAGGCCCTGTCCGGCCGGTCCCGCCAGCTCTGGACGGACGCCTTCGTCCTCTGA
- a CDS encoding MBL fold metallo-hydrolase — MAKQADGRRRRTGAWIALALGAAAVWAARDIPLQIGARRIGARADGERGERYRRSPQFAGGKFRNTVPASEVPTAAMPRILASALTDRDRRYPSAEIPLVRPVPGGTDPAGLYVTWYGHSSALIEIEGRRVLLDPVWSERCSPSRLTGPKRLHEPPIALRELPSIDAVLISHDHYDHLDMESIRNLVDLQAAPFLVPLGVGAHLERWGVPATRIIELDWNERATVAGIEFVATAARHFSGRGFSRDETLWASWVIAGPNRKAFYSGDTGYFPGFAEIGEEHGPFDVTLVQIGAYGDAWPDIHMLPEDGVATHVDVRGGLMIPVHWATFNLALHDWPEPADRVWREAKARDVRLAIPRPGERVDADDPPAVDGWWQQLA; from the coding sequence ATGGCGAAACAGGCAGACGGCCGTCGGCGGCGTACCGGGGCATGGATCGCCCTGGCTTTGGGGGCCGCCGCGGTGTGGGCCGCGCGCGACATCCCGCTCCAGATCGGCGCCCGCAGGATCGGCGCCCGGGCCGACGGCGAGCGCGGCGAGCGCTACCGGCGGTCGCCGCAGTTCGCCGGCGGCAAGTTCCGCAACACGGTCCCGGCCAGCGAGGTGCCGACCGCCGCGATGCCGCGGATCCTGGCCTCGGCCCTGACCGACCGCGACCGCCGGTACCCGTCCGCGGAAATCCCGCTGGTCCGCCCGGTGCCGGGTGGCACCGACCCGGCCGGCCTCTACGTCACCTGGTACGGCCACTCCTCGGCCCTGATCGAGATCGAGGGCCGCCGGGTCCTGCTCGACCCGGTGTGGAGCGAGCGCTGCTCGCCGTCGCGGCTGACCGGCCCGAAGCGCCTGCACGAGCCGCCGATCGCCCTGCGCGAGCTGCCGTCGATCGACGCCGTGCTGATCTCGCACGACCACTACGACCACCTGGACATGGAGTCGATCCGCAACCTGGTCGACCTCCAGGCGGCGCCGTTCCTGGTGCCGCTGGGCGTCGGCGCGCACCTGGAGCGCTGGGGCGTGCCGGCCACCCGCATCATCGAACTGGACTGGAACGAGCGGGCCACGGTGGCCGGCATCGAGTTCGTCGCGACGGCGGCCCGGCACTTCTCCGGCCGCGGCTTCTCCCGCGACGAGACGCTCTGGGCCTCCTGGGTGATCGCCGGCCCGAACCGCAAGGCGTTCTACTCGGGCGACACCGGCTACTTCCCGGGCTTCGCCGAGATCGGCGAGGAGCACGGCCCGTTCGACGTGACGCTGGTGCAGATCGGCGCGTACGGCGACGCCTGGCCGGACATCCACATGCTGCCGGAGGACGGCGTCGCGACCCACGTCGACGTGCGCGGCGGGCTGATGATCCCGGTGCACTGGGCGACCTTCAACCTGGCCCTGCACGACTGGCCCGAGCCGGCCGACCGGGTCTGGCGCGAGGCGAAGGCGCGCGACGTGCGCCTCGCGATCCCGCGGCCGGGCGAGCGGGTGGACGCCGACGACCCGCCGGCCGTCGACGGCTGGTGGCAGCAGCTCGCCTGA